The Nitrosomonas communis genome has a segment encoding these proteins:
- a CDS encoding metallophosphoesterase family protein, with protein sequence MTCFIHTADWQLGKPFGNISDQHKRSLAQRTRLDVLKRISDLVKEYQASFVLVAGDLFDSNTPDKSTVAAACSAIGQMEVPVIVIPGNHDHAGAGSIWEQAFFLREQSALAPNLHILLGNKALELDYAVIYPCPLKNRSHADDPSAWLRDSEVFRAALSNKARIVMAHGSTQVFQSEGDDEETTILSSNRIDIDRLPMDEIDYIALGDWHGTKQVGLKAWYSGTPEVDRFPKSEENQPGQTLIVQSKRGENPIVKVVATGHLNWQEATFEFSNDDSIEQFARQMNDLLSQRVNEDLLKLTLAGSLGIAATSRLDALIESLEARLLRLKLKNNVSIAPSEDELDQLMHSISDPLISSVAQQLLAQNNQADSETAVIASLALRMLHSAAP encoded by the coding sequence ATGACTTGTTTTATACACACGGCAGACTGGCAGCTAGGTAAACCTTTTGGCAATATTAGTGATCAGCATAAACGATCTTTAGCCCAACGGACTCGATTAGATGTCCTCAAACGCATTAGCGATCTTGTGAAAGAATATCAAGCTAGTTTTGTTTTAGTGGCGGGGGATCTCTTTGATTCTAATACACCTGATAAGTCCACGGTGGCTGCCGCTTGTAGCGCTATTGGCCAGATGGAAGTGCCCGTGATCGTGATTCCGGGCAATCATGACCATGCAGGTGCGGGTAGTATTTGGGAACAGGCATTTTTTTTAAGAGAACAATCAGCACTAGCTCCCAATTTACACATTCTCTTGGGGAATAAAGCGCTGGAACTGGATTATGCCGTAATTTATCCATGTCCATTAAAAAATCGATCACATGCAGATGATCCATCGGCATGGTTGCGTGACTCAGAAGTATTCCGGGCAGCTCTATCAAATAAAGCCCGTATCGTCATGGCACATGGCAGTACTCAGGTATTTCAAAGTGAAGGCGATGATGAGGAAACCACTATTTTATCCTCAAATCGTATCGATATTGATCGCTTACCTATGGATGAAATTGATTACATTGCCCTTGGCGACTGGCACGGGACCAAGCAGGTTGGATTGAAAGCCTGGTATTCTGGTACACCGGAAGTTGATCGTTTTCCTAAAAGTGAAGAAAATCAACCGGGCCAAACGCTTATCGTTCAAAGCAAACGAGGAGAAAACCCGATTGTAAAGGTTGTTGCTACTGGCCACTTAAACTGGCAGGAAGCCACTTTTGAATTCAGCAACGACGACAGTATCGAGCAATTTGCCAGGCAAATGAACGATCTTCTTAGCCAGCGCGTCAATGAAGATTTATTAAAGCTGACCCTGGCTGGTTCTCTAGGAATTGCCGCAACCTCCCGGCTTGATGCATTAATCGAATCCCTTGAGGCTCGGCTTTTGCGGCTGAAACTAAAGAACAATGTATCTATTGCTCCATCAGAGGATGAACTCGACCAGCTAATGCACAGCATTTCAGATCCATTAATCTCAAGCGTTGCACAGCAACTACTCGCTCAAAATAATCAGGCAGATAGTGAGACAGCCGTCATCGCGTCCTTGGCACTGAGAATGCTGCACTCGGCAGCTCCATGA
- a CDS encoding IS110 family RNA-guided transposase, giving the protein MAKFKRSKLELIHPNAAGIDIGSASHFVAVPPDRDNKPVREFKSFTADLNGLADWLEACEIDTVAMESTGVYWIPLYELLESRGLTVYLVNARHVRNVSGRKSDVLDCQWLQQLMSFGLLSGAFRPKDEICALRAISRQRDMLIRYQARHVQHMQKALAQMNIQLANVISDIVGETGQKIVRAIITGERDGHILANLKSNRIRAGKDEIEKSLIGNWREEHLFALKQAMSLYDAYSERLTECDRQLETMLAALQVHKVEICQKKRRSNVKNAPKFDLRAHLIGMCGVDLTRIDGIEVTTAMKVLSEVGADMSRFKSAKQFASWLGLCPGTKISGGKVLSGASKRTANRAAQALRMAAVSLKSSQSALGAYYRRLCGRLDKAKAITATAHKLARLIYTMLTKGTEYVDKGQEYYEERYRQRVLHHLTVRARKLGFNLTPVPEAT; this is encoded by the coding sequence ATGGCAAAGTTCAAGCGAAGTAAATTGGAGTTAATCCATCCGAATGCAGCGGGGATTGATATTGGCTCTGCGAGCCATTTTGTGGCGGTACCGCCGGATCGAGATAACAAGCCGGTAAGGGAATTCAAGAGTTTCACCGCAGACCTGAATGGTTTAGCGGACTGGTTAGAGGCCTGTGAAATTGACACTGTGGCAATGGAATCGACGGGGGTATACTGGATTCCACTGTATGAACTTTTGGAGTCGCGCGGGCTGACTGTGTATCTAGTAAATGCGCGGCACGTCAGAAATGTTTCTGGCCGGAAGTCGGATGTACTGGACTGCCAATGGTTACAGCAACTGATGAGCTTTGGGTTGTTGTCTGGCGCATTCCGTCCGAAAGATGAGATATGTGCACTACGAGCCATATCTCGTCAACGCGATATGCTGATCCGTTATCAGGCGCGACATGTGCAACATATGCAAAAGGCTCTGGCGCAAATGAACATACAATTGGCGAACGTGATTTCGGATATTGTGGGCGAAACCGGTCAAAAGATCGTTCGTGCCATCATTACTGGTGAGAGAGATGGGCACATCCTGGCGAATCTCAAGAGCAATCGCATCCGGGCTGGCAAAGACGAGATTGAGAAATCGTTAATCGGGAATTGGCGGGAAGAACACCTGTTTGCACTCAAGCAAGCGATGTCACTCTATGACGCCTACAGCGAACGACTCACCGAATGTGACCGGCAGCTTGAAACCATGCTGGCGGCACTTCAGGTGCACAAGGTAGAGATCTGCCAGAAGAAGCGCCGCTCCAATGTCAAGAACGCTCCCAAATTTGATTTGCGTGCCCATCTGATTGGCATGTGTGGGGTTGATTTGACGCGAATTGACGGCATCGAAGTGACGACTGCGATGAAAGTCCTGAGTGAAGTGGGCGCTGACATGAGCAGGTTCAAGAGTGCGAAGCAGTTTGCCTCGTGGCTTGGGTTGTGTCCTGGAACAAAGATATCGGGCGGAAAAGTGCTATCGGGGGCAAGCAAGCGCACAGCGAACCGTGCGGCTCAGGCACTGCGCATGGCGGCAGTTTCATTGAAATCCAGCCAGTCTGCACTGGGTGCCTATTACAGAAGATTATGTGGCAGACTCGACAAGGCAAAGGCAATCACAGCGACAGCACACAAACTGGCGCGCTTGATCTACACGATGCTAACGAAAGGAACCGAGTACGTCGATAAAGGGCAGGAGTACTATGAGGAGCGATATCGTCAACGCGTGTTGCATCATCTGACTGTTCGCGCTCGGAAGCTGGGGTTTAATCTTACCCCTGTTCCTGAGGCTACTTAA
- the glpK gene encoding glycerol kinase GlpK, producing the protein MHYILAMDQGTTSSRAIVFDDDVRIHAIAQQEYRQLYPQPGWVEHDPQNIWQSQLAVAQQALVKAGITARDVTAIGITNQRETTLLWDRHTGEPIGNAIVWQDRRTADFCAQLKSQHGQLFRKRTGLLLDPYFSATKLAWLLDHYEGTRKRAENGELAFGTVDTWLLWNLTRGKMHVTDVTNASRTLLFDIHRNRWDDELLDVFNIPAQVLPQVYASSADYGYTAPDLFGASILIGSVAGDQQAALFGQACHAPGMVKNTYGTGCFMLMQTGEHACESQHGLLTTSAAQLDKQPVFALEGSVFICGAVIQWLRDSLSIIKNSAEIETLATSVPDSGGVYFVPAFTGLGSPHWDPHARGAIFGLTRGTTHAHIARAALEAIGYQSAELLLAMQKDAALPIKELRVDGGAAVNNLLMQHQADLLGVPVVRPRIIETTALGTAYLAGLTAGIWNSIEEIAEHWQTDRIFEPMISRDEAAQSMFNWSRVVRGCNPWGRD; encoded by the coding sequence ATGCACTATATACTGGCGATGGATCAGGGCACTACGAGTTCGCGTGCGATCGTGTTCGATGATGACGTGCGCATTCACGCTATTGCGCAGCAGGAATATCGGCAGCTGTATCCGCAGCCGGGCTGGGTCGAGCACGATCCGCAAAATATTTGGCAAAGCCAGCTAGCGGTAGCGCAGCAGGCACTTGTCAAAGCAGGTATCACTGCGCGCGATGTCACAGCAATTGGCATTACGAATCAGCGCGAGACGACATTATTGTGGGATCGGCATACTGGTGAGCCAATCGGCAATGCTATTGTCTGGCAGGATCGCCGCACGGCGGATTTCTGTGCGCAATTAAAATCACAGCATGGGCAATTATTTCGCAAGCGCACGGGGTTGCTGCTTGATCCGTACTTTTCTGCAACTAAGCTCGCATGGTTGCTTGATCATTATGAGGGCACACGCAAGCGCGCGGAAAATGGTGAGCTTGCTTTCGGCACAGTCGATACGTGGCTGCTGTGGAATTTGACGCGCGGTAAAATGCACGTCACTGATGTCACGAATGCATCGCGCACACTGCTGTTCGATATTCATCGCAATCGCTGGGACGATGAATTGCTCGATGTGTTTAATATTCCTGCACAAGTATTGCCACAGGTTTATGCTTCGAGCGCTGATTATGGTTACACCGCACCCGATTTATTCGGTGCATCAATTTTGATTGGAAGCGTCGCGGGCGATCAGCAGGCCGCATTGTTTGGGCAGGCATGTCATGCGCCTGGCATGGTGAAAAATACTTACGGCACAGGCTGCTTCATGCTTATGCAAACAGGTGAACATGCCTGCGAATCGCAGCATGGTTTGCTCACAACAAGCGCGGCACAACTTGATAAGCAACCGGTGTTTGCACTTGAAGGCAGTGTGTTTATCTGTGGTGCTGTCATTCAATGGTTGCGCGATAGTCTCAGTATTATCAAAAATTCGGCAGAAATCGAAACGCTTGCAACATCGGTACCTGATAGCGGTGGTGTGTATTTTGTGCCCGCATTCACGGGCCTTGGCTCGCCACATTGGGACCCGCACGCACGTGGTGCGATTTTTGGTTTAACGCGTGGTACTACCCACGCACATATCGCACGCGCTGCACTCGAAGCCATCGGTTATCAGTCCGCTGAATTATTACTCGCAATGCAAAAGGACGCCGCACTTCCGATCAAAGAATTGCGCGTTGATGGCGGGGCAGCGGTGAATAATTTACTTATGCAGCATCAAGCCGATTTACTTGGCGTCCCCGTCGTACGTCCACGCATTATCGAAACCACTGCGCTTGGTACTGCATATCTTGCGGGATTGACTGCAGGTATATGGAATAGCATCGAAGAAATCGCCGAGCATTGGCAGACCGATCGCATCTTCGAGCCGATGATTTCGCGTGATGAAGCAGCGCAGAGCATGTTCAATTGGAGTAGGGTAGTAAGGGGGTGTAATCCGTGGGGAAGGGATTAA
- a CDS encoding helix-turn-helix domain-containing protein has product MTYPILFRRKVLSVREKENLSIAQVAKRFCVGVASVMRWINTPDPPRQPATNLQCNQDRHGDVRRTS; this is encoded by the coding sequence ATGACCTATCCGATATTATTTCGCCGTAAAGTATTATCCGTTCGTGAAAAGGAGAACCTCTCAATTGCGCAAGTGGCCAAGCGTTTTTGCGTAGGTGTGGCCAGCGTGATGCGTTGGATCAATACTCCTGATCCCCCAAGACAACCCGCAACAAACCTGCAATGCAACCAGGATCGACATGGAGATGTTCGCAGGACGTCATAG
- a CDS encoding OmpA family protein, with protein sequence MNLSQFRPFTELFICTSLLSWACLTTALAQETQAPLEIQKKRLELDRQQLELDKKQLDKQQLELDKKQLELQRKQLQIEETDRKELQLKETEKAVNMKLEGDVVFDFGKAQINSKAEQILDKVGTVISQFPEGKILIEGHTDSRGSQKANLELSNRRAQAVKDWLVRNKGIDESSITTYGYGETKPIAPNTNPDGSDNSQGRQQNRRVEITVEKN encoded by the coding sequence ATGAATCTATCACAATTTCGTCCGTTTACCGAATTATTCATCTGCACGTCTCTGCTGTCGTGGGCATGCTTAACTACAGCGCTTGCGCAAGAAACTCAAGCCCCGCTCGAGATCCAAAAGAAGCGGCTAGAGCTCGATAGGCAGCAGCTCGAGTTGGATAAGAAACAACTAGATAAACAGCAGCTCGAGCTGGATAAGAAACAGCTCGAGTTGCAACGCAAACAACTGCAAATCGAAGAAACCGACCGCAAGGAACTTCAGCTAAAGGAAACCGAAAAAGCCGTCAACATGAAACTTGAAGGCGACGTAGTTTTTGATTTCGGTAAAGCCCAGATTAATTCCAAGGCGGAGCAGATTCTCGACAAAGTGGGGACAGTGATCTCGCAGTTCCCCGAGGGCAAAATACTCATTGAAGGACACACCGATTCCAGAGGCTCGCAAAAAGCAAACCTTGAGCTTTCAAATCGGCGCGCCCAGGCAGTGAAAGACTGGCTCGTTAGAAATAAGGGTATTGACGAATCAAGCATTACAACCTACGGCTACGGTGAAACTAAGCCCATTGCGCCGAACACCAATCCCGACGGCAGCGACAATTCACAGGGTCGCCAGCAGAATAGGCGCGTTGAGATCACAGTCGAAAAGAATTGA
- a CDS encoding IS3 family transposase (programmed frameshift) produces MKQKSYSKEFKESVIKKMMPPNAVSVPQLCKETGVSDVTLYKWRKEYRNRGIAVPGDNSKADDWTAEDKLAVVIETAGLNSAQLSEYCRSKGLYSEQIDQWKTAALSGYQRHAQAEKEKNRYRQEERKQIKRLEAELRRKEKALAETAALLVLFKKVRSHLGGERGRLICAQDRQMAIQLITEAVNQGVRQRLACEVIGISSRTLQYWHHIGLEDRRQIVEKTPANKLSEQERKHILDVCNSKEFCSQTPKQIVPALADKAIYLASESSFYRILRNAGQLHRRGRTANPDTTKKPTTYMADGPNQVWSWDITYLASTLKGVFFYLYLFMDIYSRKIVGWEVYENESSERAADVLRKTRLTEVLPIHQKVVLHSDNGSPMKGATMLVTMQKLGVVPSFSRPSVSNDNPYSEALFKTLKYTPAYPSKPFESLDEARQWVLHFVDWYNHCHRHGGIKYVTPTQRHHGDDVTLLEQRKRLYEEAKKKHPERWSGETRNWSHESTVRLNPGNTQPKTTMEKVA; encoded by the exons ATGAAGCAAAAGAGTTATTCAAAAGAATTTAAGGAATCAGTCATCAAGAAGATGATGCCACCCAATGCGGTATCTGTTCCCCAATTGTGTAAAGAAACAGGCGTATCTGATGTTACGCTGTATAAATGGAGAAAAGAATACAGGAATAGGGGGATCGCAGTGCCGGGAGATAACAGTAAAGCAGATGACTGGACAGCAGAAGATAAGCTGGCGGTTGTAATAGAAACAGCTGGTTTGAATAGCGCACAACTGAGTGAATATTGCCGCAGTAAAGGCTTGTACTCAGAACAGATTGATCAATGGAAAACGGCAGCACTGTCAGGGTATCAACGCCATGCCCAGGCTGAGAAAGAAAAGAATCGCTATCGTCAGGAAGAGCGGAAGCAGATAAAGCGTCTGGAAGCTGAACTCAGACGCAAAGAAAAAGCACTGGCAGAAACAGCCGCGCTGCTGGTGCTGT TCAAAAAAGTGCGAAGCCATCTGGGGGGTGAGCGAGGAAGATTGATCTGCGCGCAGGATCGTCAGATGGCCATACAATTAATAACAGAAGCAGTGAATCAAGGTGTACGGCAACGATTGGCCTGTGAGGTGATCGGCATCAGCAGCCGCACGCTGCAATACTGGCATCACATTGGCCTGGAAGATCGTCGGCAGATAGTCGAGAAAACGCCTGCCAATAAACTCAGTGAGCAGGAAAGAAAGCATATCCTCGACGTTTGTAACAGTAAAGAATTCTGCAGCCAGACACCTAAACAGATTGTCCCTGCCCTAGCAGACAAAGCTATTTATCTGGCGTCAGAAAGCAGTTTCTACCGCATTTTACGTAATGCTGGCCAATTGCATCGCCGAGGCCGTACGGCCAATCCAGACACGACAAAGAAACCGACAACCTATATGGCAGATGGACCCAATCAGGTGTGGTCATGGGACATTACCTATCTGGCCAGTACGCTCAAAGGCGTATTCTTTTACCTGTATCTGTTCATGGATATCTATAGTCGTAAAATTGTAGGCTGGGAAGTCTATGAGAATGAATCATCGGAACGAGCTGCTGATGTTTTGCGAAAAACCCGGTTGACTGAAGTATTACCCATCCACCAGAAGGTGGTATTACATTCAGATAATGGCAGCCCGATGAAAGGGGCCACCATGCTGGTAACAATGCAGAAGCTGGGTGTTGTTCCATCATTCAGCCGCCCTTCGGTGAGTAACGATAATCCGTATTCAGAGGCATTATTCAAAACTTTGAAATATACACCTGCTTATCCATCCAAACCTTTTGAAAGTCTTGACGAGGCACGCCAATGGGTGCTGCATTTTGTTGACTGGTATAACCACTGTCATCGCCATGGCGGCATAAAATATGTGACACCAACACAGCGCCATCATGGTGATGATGTGACTCTTCTTGAACAGCGAAAACGTCTCTATGAGGAAGCGAAAAAGAAGCATCCGGAACGTTGGTCAGGCGAAACCCGAAACTGGTCACACGAATCAACAGTCAGGCTTAATCCCGGTAATACGCAACCAAAAACCACGATGGAAAAGGTTGCTTAA
- a CDS encoding DUF4112 domain-containing protein, translating to MPKNIDIGPGDHEPSVEPSFSHYQNTPPSQKHVSRQREQLKNKLNRLAWLMDNSFRIPGTQLRFGIDGLIGLFPGLGDALGALISSHIISQAAQMGVPKSILLKMAFNVAIDALLGIFPVIGDMSDFIWKANYRNVKLLNDYVEEPQKTKTYSRFFVGIIGLLVIGVVVLIGAFGFLLMRWLWYSVQGN from the coding sequence ATGCCTAAAAACATCGATATTGGACCGGGCGATCATGAACCTTCTGTAGAACCCAGTTTTTCCCATTACCAAAATACTCCACCTTCTCAAAAGCATGTTTCAAGACAGAGAGAACAATTAAAAAATAAATTAAATAGACTAGCTTGGCTGATGGATAACTCTTTCCGTATTCCAGGAACGCAGCTACGTTTTGGCATTGATGGATTGATAGGATTATTTCCGGGACTTGGTGATGCGCTTGGTGCATTGATTTCAAGCCATATTATATCCCAGGCAGCTCAAATGGGAGTCCCAAAATCTATTCTTCTGAAAATGGCGTTCAATGTCGCAATAGATGCTCTTTTGGGCATATTTCCTGTGATAGGAGATATGTCAGACTTTATTTGGAAAGCTAATTATAGAAACGTTAAATTGCTGAATGATTACGTAGAAGAACCTCAAAAAACTAAAACTTACAGCCGATTTTTTGTTGGAATAATAGGTTTATTAGTGATTGGCGTAGTAGTTTTGATTGGAGCATTTGGGTTTCTGTTAATGCGCTGGCTGTGGTATTCGGTACAAGGAAATTAA
- a CDS encoding DUF1328 domain-containing protein, with translation MFNWAVIFLIIAIIAGVLGLTGVAGTSAHIAWILFVVGLIIAIVFYVMGRRPPPV, from the coding sequence ATGTTTAATTGGGCGGTTATATTTCTAATTATCGCTATTATTGCTGGCGTACTAGGTTTGACCGGAGTTGCTGGAACGTCTGCGCATATAGCATGGATTTTATTTGTAGTTGGTCTTATTATCGCAATAGTTTTCTATGTAATGGGCAGACGTCCGCCCCCCGTCTAA